In the Ipomoea triloba cultivar NCNSP0323 chromosome 6, ASM357664v1 genome, one interval contains:
- the LOC116021835 gene encoding protein DNA-DAMAGE INDUCIBLE 1-like, which translates to MKITVMTADEQIITLDVDRDETVENLKALLEVETQVPLHQQQLLYNGKEIRNAEKLSGLGVSDGDLVMMVAGVSQSSASTSAMGFNPDGSAVNPSAFQQHLRNDSNLMAQLFQSDPELAQIVLGNDLNKLQEILRLRHKQRAELLRRKNEEMALLYADPFDVEAQKKIEEAIRQKSIDENWEAALEHNPEAFARVVMLYVDMEVNSVPLKAFVDSGAQSTIISKSCAERCGLLRLLDTRYRGIARGVGQSEILGRIHVAPIKIGSVFYPCSFLVLDSPNMEFLFGLDMLRKHQCMIDLKENVLRVGGGEVAVPFLHEKDIPSRLLDEERHAKEASASDAQETLGSKGKSNTPTGGPSGSSSQSPSEGPEFEAKVTKLVELGFGRAAVIQALKFFDGNEEQAAAYLFGG; encoded by the exons ATGAAGATCACTGTAATGACAGCTGACGAACAAATCATAACCCTCGATGTCGATCGAGATGAAACT GTCGAGAACTTGAAAGCATTACTGGAAGTTGAG ACGCAGGTGCCGCTTCACCAACAGCAGCTGCTATATAATGGGAAGGAGATTAGAAATGCTGAGAAGCTGAGTGGTCTTGGCGTTAGTGATGGAGATTTGGTGATGATGGTGGCAGGGGTGTCTCAATCTAG TGCATCTACCAGTGCAATGGGCTTCAATCCAGATGGTTCTGCTGTGAACCCTTCAGCCTTCCAGCAGCATTTACGGAATGATTCCAACTTGATGGCTCAACTGTTCCAG AGTGATCCTGAGCTAGCACAAATTGTTCTTGGGAATGATCTCAACAAACTACAAGAAATTCTGCGTCTACGTCATAAACAGAGAGCAGAACTCCTTCGCAGGAAAAATGAGGAGATG GCACTACTTTATGCAGATCCATTTGATGTAGAGGCacaaaagaaaattgaagaagcAATCCGGCAG AAAAGTATTGATGAGAACTGGGAAGCTGCCTTAGAGCACAATCCTGAAGCTTTTGCAAGGGTG GTCATGTTATATGTTGACATGGAAGTCAATAGTGTCCCTTTAAAG GCCTTTGTGGATAGTGGAGCTCAATCAACAATTATATCAAAAAGCTGTGCTGAACGATGTGG ATTGTTAAGACTCTTGGATACACGCTATAGGGGTATTGCCCGCGGTGTTGGTCAATCTGAGATACTTGGTCGAATCCATGTGGCTCCAATCAAG ATTGGGTCAGTATTTTACCCTTGTTCCTTTCTGGTTCTGGATTCCCCAAATATGGAATTTCTCTTTGGGCTTGATATGCTTCGTAAACATCAG TGTATGATTGATCTGAAGGAAAATGTCCTTAGAGTTGGTGGAGGAGAAGTCGCCGTACCATTTCTACATG AGAAGGACATTCCATCTCGGTTGCTGGATGAAGAGAGGCATGCCAAGGAGGCTTCTGCTTCTGATGCACAA GAAACGCTTGGTTCTAAAGGGAAGAGTAATACCCCAACCGGAGGTCCTTCTG GAAGTTCAAGTCAGAGTCCATCCGAG GGACCTGAATTTGAAGCGAAAGTTACCAAGCTTGTCGAGCTGGGGTTTGGAAGGGCAGCAGTCATACAGGCTTTGAAGTTTTTCGACGGTAATGAAGAACAAGCAGCTGCCTATCTTTTTGGTGGTTGA